The nucleotide window GTCGGTAAGATTTTGCGGCATACGGGAAAAGGCAGTATTCTGCTGCTTCACGATCGCGGAAATCACCACTTAACGGCTGAACGCTTAGATCAACTTCTTAATGGAATAAAAGAAAGAGGGTTGACCTCAGTTACCCTGTCACAATTACTAGGAAAATTACCACAAAGAGCGAAGTGGAACTTTAATTTTGAAACCCTTCGTATATTGGGTAGTAGGAGGGATGCGAACTCTAATGATTATTGCTCGAGACGACGTGGTACCTCAAGAACTTGATAGCCACGATTTCGAGGAATACATGCGCCGGCACTACCGGCACGCGTATCACCTAGCATTTCGTATGGCAGGTAATGAGGCGGATGCGGAGGATCTGACGCAAGAAGCTTTTTTGCGCGCTTATAGATTCTTCGATCGTTATGATCCGCGTTTGCCATTCACCAGTTGGCTTTACAGAATTATGACGAACGTTTATATTGATGAAGTTCGTAAACGAGGTAAAGCTAAGGTGTATTCACTGGATGAGCCTATTCGCTCTGATAGTAGTGAATCGACGGTGGCTTGGGAGATCAGCGATCCCAATGCCGATCCTGAAATGCAGGTCATGGAACAGATATTAGAAGTGGATCTCCAAGAAAGTTTACAACGCTTATCTCCGGAGTTCCGATGGTCAGTTATCCTTGCGGATGTTGAAGGGTTATCTTACGAAGAGATAGCCGAAACGATGCACTGCTCGATAGGGACTGTCCGTTCTCGCATTCACCGAGGCCGAAAGCAATTAAGGGCGTTCTTAGAAAAGAAACGTCCTGAATGGAAATCAAATGCTCAGAGGTGATTTTTTAATGTTGAATTGCCGTTTAATTGAACGAATGTTGTCTTCTTACATCGATGGAGAACTTTGCGGCGTGGAAATGATGCGTATCCGCCGCCATCTCCAAGAATGCTCTGATTGTCGCGTTGAGCACGATCATATTTTGATGACCAAACGGGTGGTTTCATTGATGCCGGTGCGTCAGCCCAATGTTGACTTCGAAGTACGCCTCATGCAGCATGTTTTTGATTCCAACTCTCAAGTTAAGGGTTCACGTTGGCTGTTTTGGATGACTGACCTGAAGAACGCTTTTCGAATGCCTTCTGAAAGAGCCAAACGAGTGCTTGCTTTTGGTGGAGCGTTGACTGCTATTGCCTGGATGGCAGGAACCGTAAATGATTCAGCCTACGTTTCCGCTCCTCCTCTGGGCGCTTCGAACGTCAGCGTAATAATTCCCGCCCAACGAGATTTTATTCGCACAAGCGCAATCCCTGTTATTCCGGCTAACAATGTTCATAATTCAAAGATAGGTTACGCTGGACTATATCCACCCATCGCCGGTAATGGAAGCACTGAAAATACCAATTTTAAGATCGATAATTACGACTTGATTATCAGTGGACGCTAACCGTTTCATGAAAACTCATGCTGCCGATTTAGTCGACTACTCAGGATGAGGCGTGATGAGTTAAAAGCAGCTCTGTTGTATTGAGTAAATCCATCCTGAGTGCGAAGCTATTTTCGTTGTCTCCTAAAGTTTAACTTTGAATACCGCTACGTCAATTTGCTTTTCCGCATCAGAACGGGCGCTTCGATTATGCCTTTCGTCCCGCTTAAATTCGATCCCTTTTACTTGCTCAATTCCTTCAGGTGTCATCGCGTTCAATTCTAAGCTTGAATGTGCGCTACGATCCCTTATCTCGTCTAGTTTATTACCGGGCGTCATTAAGCTTTCCAGCCCTTCATAAGACCCTGCGCTCATAACCATACGGGTATGGGGAAGAGAAGGTGAGCGGGCTAAAATGGTTGCTTTTGGATCAGGAGTGATATTGACTTCATCAGGCGTTTCATTGGTTGGACTGGGTTCAACCTTACTGATAGAAGCTTCAGGTGCGTTTAGAGGCTGTCTTGCTGTATTTGAAATATTTGGCTTGATCTCAACATCCTTTGGTAAGTATGACTTTCCTAAATCGATGTTAGAGAGCGTTGTGCTTGGTGCAAAGGCGACTTTTAGCCCAATGTGTCTGATAGTATGAGGCGCCTGTGCATCTTGCTGCATCGTTGGTCTAGTTGCAATGGTTTTAGTATTTATACTCTCGGGTTGTTTGGAAATTTGATGATGAACTACTGAAGCGGTTTTAGGTTTTTCAGACTGAAAATGAGTTGTAATAAAGAATAATGCGGCAAAACCGGCTATTGCACAAACGCCATAGGCTAAGCGTATCGGACGAGAAGGTTGTATCCGTTGTGCCCATATTGAGCGTTTGAGTGTGGTAGCCGCTAGAATTCGACTACGGAGTTCGGCTGGAGGATCTAATTGTGGCAGTGTGCTTGCCGACGTGGCTTTCATGAATACGAGCGCTTCTTTGCATCTATCGCAGCGATGAGCGTGACTTTCAACCTCATTCGCTTCGTTATCAGAAAGTTCGCCGTCGGTATAGAGCGACAATTTTAACCACATGCCGCTGCATACACCTTCGACTGGCTCGATTTCATTTGTATCCCAGAAGCCTTGACCGGACATCTTCCTGTCCCTCCGTGATTATTCCTACATGAACTTTGACAGGCAAGAGCAAAAAAAGTGGCATCGATTTTTCAAAGGCGGTAATATATTCAACATAATGAAGGAACGATGGCTTAGCAGAACGATAGGCGATTATACATTTATTGAAGCTGATGGGTTGATCTTATTAGGTCCTCTCGAGCGATATCCAATATCTGCCATTGATGGCGATAATTGGGAAGTTGAATACAGCGCCAATCACGTGCACTCGAATGTGTGCGCGAATGACTTAGACAGGGTTCGTGAGGAGTTGAAGATCGTTAGTTCCCTTGAGAACGCCTTAAAAGAGGCCTATCCGACCCGAAAATTTGTAATTGCCCATGCTCCGGGCAACACCGTAACTTTTTACCAATCTGAGCCAGGTTCACCCATTGGCGGTGTCTTCACTCAAGAGCAGCCAATTGAAACAAGTTGGTGCCAAACCTGCGGCGCTAATGTGAAATATCACTCCTGCCTCTCCCCAAAAGAATCTCCCGAATCCGAATGGGGCCTTTGCATCACCTGCGGCGCTTTAATTCTATTGGGACAAATAGAGGTGTTGACTTTCGTGGGTCCTGGGTAGGTGGCTTATTAAAAGCAGAGTATTCTTGTAGCGGGTATCAACGCTCTCGATTTATTGGGAGTCTGCGAACTCTATAACGATTATCCTGAACTATAATGACTGCTCCAGCGTTGATTTCGGTTTTGCGCTCTTTCAGTACTGAAAATAGCCGTGGGTTTAGGAATGAAGGTTTGAAGTTGCTCAAACGGAAAATGATCACACTTGGAAGATTATGCCCATAGGCGGATAAGAGATCTCCGAAATCTAAATCACAAGTTAAAACAATGCGCTTTTCGTCCTTAGCTTTAATGAGGATTTTATCATCTGTAAGTCTCTGTAATCCCTGTTCACTTAAGTGAACTACATCATATCCATCGTTCCGTAGAGCATCAAGAGTAGTTTTAGAAATCCCCATGTCAGCGAGAAATTTCACGATACATGCTCGACAATAGGATATATTTCATCGTCTGCTAAAGACGCAGCATACTGCAAGGCTTGACGAATATCATCTGCTTCTAGGTCAGGATATTCAAGTATTATTTCTGAAATAGTCATACCATTAGCCACAAGGTTGACAACTTGTCCAACAGTTAT belongs to bacterium and includes:
- a CDS encoding anti-sigma factor; translation: MSGQGFWDTNEIEPVEGVCSGMWLKLSLYTDGELSDNEANEVESHAHRCDRCKEALVFMKATSASTLPQLDPPAELRSRILAATTLKRSIWAQRIQPSRPIRLAYGVCAIAGFAALFFITTHFQSEKPKTASVVHHQISKQPESINTKTIATRPTMQQDAQAPHTIRHIGLKVAFAPSTTLSNIDLGKSYLPKDVEIKPNISNTARQPLNAPEASISKVEPSPTNETPDEVNITPDPKATILARSPSLPHTRMVMSAGSYEGLESLMTPGNKLDEIRDRSAHSSLELNAMTPEGIEQVKGIEFKRDERHNRSARSDAEKQIDVAVFKVKL
- a CDS encoding DUF433 domain-containing protein produces the protein MFDRITYNTQVMGGKATIRGLRITVGQVVNLVANGMTISEIILEYPDLEADDIRQALQYAASLADDEIYPIVEHVS
- a CDS encoding zf-HC2 domain-containing protein codes for the protein MLNCRLIERMLSSYIDGELCGVEMMRIRRHLQECSDCRVEHDHILMTKRVVSLMPVRQPNVDFEVRLMQHVFDSNSQVKGSRWLFWMTDLKNAFRMPSERAKRVLAFGGALTAIAWMAGTVNDSAYVSAPPLGASNVSVIIPAQRDFIRTSAIPVIPANNVHNSKIGYAGLYPPIAGNGSTENTNFKIDNYDLIISGR
- a CDS encoding sigma-70 family RNA polymerase sigma factor; amino-acid sequence: MIIARDDVVPQELDSHDFEEYMRRHYRHAYHLAFRMAGNEADAEDLTQEAFLRAYRFFDRYDPRLPFTSWLYRIMTNVYIDEVRKRGKAKVYSLDEPIRSDSSESTVAWEISDPNADPEMQVMEQILEVDLQESLQRLSPEFRWSVILADVEGLSYEEIAETMHCSIGTVRSRIHRGRKQLRAFLEKKRPEWKSNAQR
- a CDS encoding DUF5615 family PIN-like protein produces the protein MKFLADMGISKTTLDALRNDGYDVVHLSEQGLQRLTDDKILIKAKDEKRIVLTCDLDFGDLLSAYGHNLPSVIIFRLSNFKPSFLNPRLFSVLKERKTEINAGAVIIVQDNRYRVRRLPINRER